Within Parachlamydia acanthamoebae, the genomic segment GGGAAGAAGTCTTTAACGTGAAATACACAGCTTAATTTTTAAAAAATTGGATGCGCTATTAGATGCTCAAAACACAACATTTGACAATATCTCCACCAGTAGATCAATAGAGCCTAAATGTAAATATTAACACCTCCGATTACACATCGGAATCGCTAATCCATTTTCTTAAGCGAAAGAAAAACAAGATAACATTTTTTAAAGGATCCAACCAAGCCCTCCAAGACGTTGAAAAAACGATCGAACACACTAGCGTTTCTGTATTACTGCAACTTTGTATGACAAGATTATATTTAGGAGAAAAATGGACGACTATGTAAAAAAAGTAGAATAGAGAGAAAGAGAAGAACGAGAGCTTGCTATGGCAAAATAAAAAATCAAACTACAGCTTCCCTATTGGTTTCAAACTGGCAAAAATCTATGTATATATGGGCAAAACTCTCAAGGATATGTTGTCGGTGATTCTGAAACAATCTACTTGAGAAGACGATATGCATTTCTAGCTGTTCCTGTAGGGGCTAAAATGTAACGAAGATCCAAAATTATTAAAATATACATACCATCAATTACATTCTGGACTGAGCGAGATAAGATGATAATCGTAATTAATCATATCTTTGCCAAGCAAATAATTTGATCATGATCATTAATATCAATAGCTTCTAATAGACTGTAATTGAGATTTTTATCGATTAACTCATTTAAATCTACCATTCCGCTCTGTTTTGTCCAGATAAACGCTCTTCTGGAACCATATCCCAATCGTAAAAATCATTTACATCTCTATTCCCACTGATTCCAACAACATCTCCATTCCTATTAATTGAATAAGCAATGGAATCTTCGTCGTTTTCCAAATTTCCCAGATCAAATAATGAACCATTTTCCCATAAAAAAGCATGATATGAATATTTATTATTTTCCTTCTTAATATTTAATTCAGATAATCCAACAACTTGCTTTGAGTCATTTATGCTTGTAGCACAACTACAAAATTTATCTTCACAACCTAAATTACCGAGAGAAACTATTTTTCTCTGAGAAAACGCATACATACAATTAGGCACAAGACAGCAAAAATCAATGATTGATTTGATAAACAATTTTGGATAATGTCCAAATTATCCAATTTAAAGAGAAAATTGACATGGGTGAGTTTACAAACAAAGTGGTTGTTATCACGGGTGGCAATAGCGGTATCGGAGAAGCCATTGCAAAAAAGTTTGATCAAGAAGGCGCCAAAATTGTGATTTTTGGACGCGATCAAAATCGATTAGAGACTGTTTGCAAAGAACTAAATCAAGCTGTTTATGTGCAGGGAGATGTGCGTCTTATTCCTGATTTAGATAAGTTATTTGCCACGGCGATTCAAAACTTTGGGAAAATCGATGTTTTAGTGGCAAATGCGGGCATTTCGACCAGAAAAAAAATCGAGGAAGTCGATGAAGAACTATTTGATGAAATGGTCTCCATTAACTATAAGGGCGTTTATTTTACCGTTCAACGCTCCATTCCCCACTTAAATACAAATTCTTCCGTTATTCTCATATCTTCAGCAGCGGCTCATAAAGGTTGGCGCTTTCATAGTGTTTATTCCTCCACAAAGGCGGCTGTGAGTATGCTTGCGCGTAATTTCGCAGCAGATCTCATTGACAAAGGGATTCGTGTAAATGCTGTATCACCAGGATTTACCGATACACCAATTTTTGATGAAACGAAAGCTGTCAATCCCAAGCAATTGGAAGAATTCACAAAGGGAATTCCTTTAAAAAGATTCGCTAATTCGGAAGAGATAGCTGAATCTGTCGCCTTCTTAGCTTCTTCAAAAGCCACTTATATTGTAGGGGTTGACCTAGTTGTTGATGGAGGAGCGAGTTCCATATATCCTCTTTAGCTTTCAAATTTCCCTAACAAAAAGTTAGTTTTTACTTTTTCTATAACTTGTGATATCATGAATACTTTTTTCAATAAAAGTTGTCGTTATGCAAGTAAATGATTTATCCCTCGCCTATCATGGTATCAATTTATTCGAAAATGCTTCTTTCAGTATTCAACCTGGAGAGCGATGTGCGTTCGTCGGACGCAATGGAGCGGGTAAGTCTTCCCTTTTTCGCTTATTAACAGGCAAAGAAGTTCCTGACAAAGGAACGATCTCGAAACCCAAAAACTACATCATTGGAGTTCTCGATCAGCACATTGTCTTTACTCAACCCACATTAATCGAAGAAGCCGCATTGGGTCTACGTGAAGACGAACGAGACTATATTTATAAAGCTGAGGCCATTCTATTTGGATTGGGCTTTAAAGAAGAAGATCTCGACCGCTCTCCTAACGAATTTTCCGGAGGATATCAGCTTCGACTTCACCTTGCAAAAGTTCTCGTTGGGGAGCCAGATTGCCTATTATTGGATGAACCAACTAACTATTTGGATATTGTCTCCATCCGCTGGTTTACGAAATTCTTACAAGAATGGAAAGGCGAATTTATTTTAATTTCCCATGACCGAGAATTCTTGGATAGTATCTCCACACACACTATGGGTATCCATCGACAAAAAGTGACGAAAGTCAAAGGAAATACGCTCGATTTCTTCGAACAAATTATGCAACGAGAAGAAATCCATGAAAAAACCCGTCAAAACCTCGAAAAAAAACGGGAACATCTTCAAGGGTTTATTGATCGGTTTGGTGCAAAAGCTTCCAAAGCAACGCAAGCACAATCCAAGCAGAAATTATTAAGCCGTATTCCGGTACTTGACGACTTAAAAAAACTTCTGCAGTTAGATTTTCAATTTAATATCGCCAATTTCCCGGGCAAGAAAATGTTAGAAGCTCAATCTCTTTCGTTTTCTTACGACGCAAATGCTCCCCGCCCTTTAATTGAAGATTTTTCCTTAACGATCGAAAAAGGAGATCGTATTGCCATTATTGGGAAAAATGGACGGGGGAAATCCACGATTTTAAAACTACTGGCCGATGAACTAAATCCCGCTTCGGGGTTTACCAAACGTTCAGATAATCTTTCGATCGGCTATTTTGGCCAAACAAATATTGACCGATTACACCCGCGCCATTCGATCGAAGAAGAAATTGCAGCAGCGAATCCCAAACTTAATCTGACACAAATCAAAGCGATTTGTGGATTGATGATGTTCAGCGGAGATAAATCCCGCAAACTCAATGGCGTGCTATCGGGTGGAGAAAAAAGCCGGGTATTGATTGGCAAAATCATTGCCTCTCCTTGCAATTTATTGTTGCTTGATGAACCAACACACCACTTAGATATGGAATCCATTGAAGCTTTGATTGATGCCATTGAAGATTTTGATGGTGCTGTCATCATCGTTACACATAGTGAATTAATCCTAAAGCGCATGCAACTGGATAAAATTGTGGTCTGTCACCAAGGTAAACAAGAATTACACTTAGGGACTTACGAAGATTTCCTAGATAAGCATGGTTGGCAAGACTAAAAGATAGACGTTTTACTTTTTTTTTGTTAATTCTCCATTAATGTCTTCATGAGGTTAACAAATGAAAATATGGGCCTATTTGTTCTGCATCGCCTGCTTTTTTCTTTTTTTAGAACTAAAGTCCGTCATAGAGTTAACCACATCATCAAAAAAGATTATCGTTAACAACAAAGAAGCCGAAATTTTAACCATTTCGCAACCTGACGGAACACTGGGGATTAGAACAAACAAAAGCCTCGCTTTCGATGTAATTCTTAAAAATCGTTTACAGGTACCTACATCTATTCATTGGCATGGGTTGATCTTACCCAATAACCAAGATGGCGTTGCATTTGTCACTCAATTTCCTCTCTATCCAGGACAACTCTACCATTACAAATTTCCTCTTCTGCAGTCCGGCACATTTTGGATGCACTCCCATTTTGGTTTGCAAGAACAAAAGCTTTTGGGAGCACCCCTCATCATTTATGCACCAGAAGATGAGAAAATTGCGGATCAAGAAGTCATTCTTTTTCTCGGAGATTTCTCTTTCAAAACACCTTCAGAGATTTACAAAGAACTGCAGTGCAAAACCATATCGGGAGACATGAAAAAAAACACATCAGACATTGTAGAAGTTGAGTATGATGCTTTTTTGACCAATTACCATACGCTAGAAAGTCCAGAAGTCATAGATGTGGAAGCAAATAAAAAAATTCGGCTACGCATCATTAATGGGGCGAGCTCCACAAATTTCTTCATTTCGTTAGAAAATTTAATCGGTGCAGCCATTGCTGTCGATGGCAATCAAATTCAGCCTTTGCAAAATACACGATTTGAATTAGCTGTCGCACAACGAATCGATATTTTAGTTACAATCCCCTCACAAGGTGGATTTTTCCCCATTCTTGCCCAAGCAGAAGGGACAGACAGACAAACAGGGCTCGTTTTAGCGACAAAAAATGCAAATCCCATCAAACTACCCGAAAAAGCTTCTAAGCAAGCTGGGGCCCTGACAAATGTTCAAGAGCTTAACTTACATGCTAAATATTCTTTATCAAATCGAAAGGTGGATAATCAAGTTACAGTTGAGCTTGGGGGCAATATGGAGAAGTACATATGGACATTAAATGGTCAAACATGGCCTGAAGTGACACCCATCATCGTTGAAAAGGGACAACGCGTTGAAATGCTCTTTAAAAATAACACCTCGATGTCACATCCTATGCACTTACATGGACATGTCTTTCAAGTCACTCAAATCAATGGACAAAGTTTTAGTGGAGCTATGCGTGATACAGTTTTAATTACTCCCTATTCCACTTTGTCCATTCAATTTGATGCAGATAACCCAGGCGTATGGCCTTTGCACTGCCACATCCTTTATCATTTAGAGGCCGGTATGTTTACCATCGTCCGCTATAAAGATTTTGAACAACCTCTTTAAAGCTAACTTTAGGCTTATTTTTTAATGTTTCGAAAGAAGCCGCAGAAAAGCTGTATCCTATACCAGATAACCCATGGATAAATGTTGCAGGACGATTAAGATCGGAAGACAACTCCACAAATTCAGGTACATTGCTGACATCTGTTTTTCGCGAGCAACTCCCTGCGGAGATCATCGTCCATTTTCCGATACAATAAGCCTCGATATTTCGACACATATTTTCTAAATCATCTTTATTGGCAACCAAGTCGTTAAAATGGGCTCCCTGGCTAGCTCTAACATAAAATAATACACATGTGTCGGATATATCCCCTTTCCACATTGTCAAATGCAAATTGCTGAGATTCGCTGCAGGCAAAATACCATTCATAAGTTCAGCAAATTTTTCCTCCGAAATGGTATCTTGTCCAAAGCGTTGGGCTAATTCATGCTTATCAATGGAACATTCCCATAAAACGCTGTTGCCTGTTACTGGCACTTCACGCCATAGAGGTGTTGTACTGCTATACTTAAAAACTTGGTTATGACCAAGAGAACCGAAAAAACTCTTAATTGCAATTTTACGCATTTTTCTATCGAGTGACTCCTCCAAAACTTTGCATGGAGCCCCCGAGCCTTCCAAATAAAGTGCTTTTAGATTCGCCTGATACGTCGAAAAAATATGGGGATAGTTTTCTTCCAGATAACTTGCAATCCTCCGCGGAGTCTCTGGATAAAACTTTCCATCTTGAGGAATTTTAAGAACTTGTAAGCCACTATTTTGCTTAAGGAATGTCTCTCGCATGACTTCATCGGCGCTCGCGAACTCACAATCAATTCCCAATTCATTCCATAGTCTTTTTTTATTTTGCATTCCTTCATGATTGGGGGACCAGTAAACGCGGCCCGTTCTAGAAAAGGAGGGTTGTCCTTGGTGCGCAAGAATCCGTTTGCTCAAGGCTTCGTGATAGTCTAAAGATTCCACGACAGCCGCACAGAGCCATCTATCTTCCGCACTAATACCACGGGCATCCGTAAGCTTACGTTTGAGAAATTGCTTAGCAAAATGTCCATATAAACATGCAACTTTGAAAGGTGCATGCTTAGCTTCCTCAAAAGAAAATTTTAAATAGGAATATTCCTTCAAATTCGCAGGATTACGTTTGGGAAGCATCTTTGGGCCAAAACCTGCTAATAATTCTGGCAAGTTATAGCAAGGCCATTCACTTGGATGAACATGAGCCTGATGTCCAGACTGCAAAGATTTTGGGACAAGACCATCATTAACATAAACGACCTTTTCTTTGACCTCTTCCTCCGCTATTTTTTCTGTTTTGCGTGCAGCTTGCATCAGCGCAGGCAGTCCGCCTACAAAATAGTGAGTATCGCCAAAACTAGAATCACTCTTTGAGGCTTGCTTGATATAAACTTTAGTGTTTTCTTCCCAATCCCTTTCTAAAGGCACTGCAGGTAAGTTATTGAGTTGTGTTGTCTTCATTAAGCACTCTATTTTTTTTAATCTCGGATTGTATGGACGCAATAATTCCAAAATCCGGCTTCCTGACACATGTCGAGGAAATACTTGGGGAAGCATAATAGGAAAAAGACGGGATGAATTCTGACGTGCAGAAGTAATATTCATAAAAGCTCTCAAAAATAGATAAAATGTGGGATTTTTTTTTAGATCACAAAATACATATCAGTATTGATCATAATGATCAAACATTATTACATTTCGTAAGAATTTATTAAGATTGATATGCGGATTCTTGGAACATGAATAAATTTAAAACTATACCTGATAAAATAGTCATTATCCCTAGAATCTCAATGTTTTCAGGAAATTTCCAATTAGCTAAATGAATAAAACTTAAGCCAAATACTATTTCTAATACACTCAGTTGACCAGCTAAAGACAAAGGCAAACGCAGAGTTGCTTGATTCCACATGTAATAACCAAGCCAGGAAGAACAGACTCCAAGGAGAGCTGTTGCTAATAAAAATCCATTCGACATAATAAAATAATGATTAATCGATGTGTTAACAAAGAAGAGGCTGGATGTACATAAGAGAACGGTCCAAAGAAAAGTGGCAACACCCAATACAGTAATCCAATCGCTTGCTTTTAACGAAGAAGTGCTTTTAAGAAAATTGGCACTCCCCGCAATAAAACAAATCCATGTTGCTAGAGAGACCAAACTCCAGAAAAATCCCCAAGCATAATTTTCGATACTCACGTTCGTATCCCAGGACAATGTAGGGATATTAACAAAGATAAATCCGACTAAAATGAGCGTACATGGCACGAAAAAATCCCTTAACTTTTTTGTCTTTGTCTTCCGAATGTCAATTAAAATCATGCATACAGGTGTTAAGCCAAGCAGCAATGTAGGAATAGTAGAATTCACATAACGCATGCTTAAAACAAGGCTGCAATAATGGATGAGTGATCCAACTAACGCCAGAATTGCCCCAGCAATCCAAATTCTACGATTAAGAGAAAAAATCAGATCTCTTTTTAGACTTAACAAGATGCCAATAGAAAGCATACCATAAAAGAAACAGCGCCCTAGCATTATCTCAAAAGGGGAAAAATCTGGAAAAAGATTGGGAATTACAAATACAAGCCCCCAGCATAAACATGCTCCTATCATATAGGCTATTCCTACAATCATTTGATGACCTCCAAATAATATTAGAGAAGTGGAAATCCCTACTATATATTTAAAGATAATTTTGATACATCCTTTCGTGACAAAGAGGCGTCTTATTCGTGAATGGAAAGGAAAGAACGAGGTGGAAAGCGAGCACTAATTCGTTTTTTTAAATAGCCTGCTAACCATTTTTGTGGAAAGAAATGACTTAAAAAAATCCCCACACGATAACGCCAATCAAAAATATGAATGATCTTCTCTTTTTCGATTTGCTGCCAAATTTGCTCTGCAGCATATGCCGAAGTCATGGATAAACGTTCATCTTCAAGCTGAGAAGAAAGCTCCCCTCCTGAGGCCCGCTGAGCAAAAGATGTACTGACCATTCCAGGACACGACGCGAATACACGCACCCCATAAGGCTGTGTCTCAAAATCCAAAGATTGGGAGAAGGCATTGATAAAGGTTTTTGTTGCTGTATAGGTTGTAAAAGTAGGAAAAATTTCAAATGCGGCCGCAGAAGAGACATTTAGAATAACGCCTCTCTGCCGAGACGAAATGAGCGTGCGCGCAGCTTCTAATGTAAGTTCAAAAGGCGCGAGCAGATTCACATTTACAATTTCCATTTGCTCTGATGTTTCGTATGTTAAAGCCTCTCCATAAAGACCAAAACCTGCATTATTAACCACTAAATCAGGTTTTTCTTGATGCATTTTCTTTATTGCTAATTGACGCCCTTCTTGCGTTCCAAGATCGGCAACGAAAAAAGAAACCTCCACTTGGTGCTGTAAAGCTTGCTGCAAATGCTGCAATCGTCCCTCATTACGCCCTGTCAGCAACAATGAGATTCCTTTATTAGCCAAAAGATTGCAAAGAGCCTCTCCAATTCCTGAAGAGGCCCCCGTGATAAAAGCTTTCGTAAATTTTATGCTTGTCATGAGGTTAACATAAGTGTTCTTCCTTAGGAGCCTCTCGTTTAGGATATTTAATGCGAGAATGACTATAGGCAACCAAGGTATGCACGAGAGTTTCTTTGACTTTTGCCAATTCTTCAAACGTTAATAAACATTCATCAAATTGTCCATCATCGGCTTTTTCTCGAATAAGTCGATTCGCAAGTTCCATTAAAGACTCTTCATTGATTTGCTCCAATGAACGAGAGGCAGCCTCAACTGTATCGGCAATCATAATAATTGCGGATTCCTTGCTGCGTGGTTTTGGCCCAGCGTAACGGAATTCTTTTTCATTTACCAAACTTTTGTCACCACCCATTTTTTCAAGCTGTTTACGGTAAAAGTAATAAACTAAGGTTGTTCCATGATGCTCTTTAATCACTTCGATAAATTGCTCTGGAAGGCCCGCTTTTCGGGCAATCGCCACCCCTTCTGCAACGTGTGCCATGATCACCTGGGCAGATTCTTGTGGGGTTAACAATTGGTGAATATTCATTCCACCTTGTTGATTTTCCGTAAAATACTGGGGCGTAGCCATCTTTCCAATGTCATGATAGAGAGTGCTGACGCGGCAAAATAACCCATTTGCTCCAATGGCCAGGGCGGCAGCTTCTGCCAAATTCCCCACCACAATGGAATGTTGATAAGTTCCGGGTGCTTCAATAGTTAAACGGCGCAAGAGGTCATTATTTGGGTCCATATATTCCATTAGCGAAACATCCGTCATAATGCGGAAAGCTGACTCCAGTAATGGCAATAGACCGACCACCAAAATAGCCGTCAATAGCATAAAGATAGCCGTGCTCAATAAATCAGCTAAAAGGCCTGTACTCCAATGCGTACTTTGGTACAGATGCATCGCCAGTATGGTAATCGCACACCCCAACCAAGCCTTCCCGCACACCACAAAAATTTCTTTTCGCCGACGAAGAGAATGGGTGCTCAAAACGGCAATAATGGCCGCGATTAAATTAAGCAATAAAAAGCCCTGTCGATCGAACGCCAAAGTCATTCCAAGCACAACTGCCAAAAAACCGCTCGTAAATGTCGCTACCGCCGGACTCATCAAACTACACAATAAAATGGCCGCAAATGGAACAAACAACGGATAACGCACCGCTTCCATCAAATGGGTTTTCGTATTTAGCAGGAAGAATTCAGCCAGCTTGGCTAATCCAAACGTTAAAATGATGACTGTTACAAGAAGGAAAAGCTTTCGATTGGAAGAAAGAATATTGGGATGGTTCGCTCGAAAATAGAGGATAGAAATTCC encodes:
- a CDS encoding SDR family NAD(P)-dependent oxidoreductase; protein product: MGEFTNKVVVITGGNSGIGEAIAKKFDQEGAKIVIFGRDQNRLETVCKELNQAVYVQGDVRLIPDLDKLFATAIQNFGKIDVLVANAGISTRKKIEEVDEELFDEMVSINYKGVYFTVQRSIPHLNTNSSVILISSAAAHKGWRFHSVYSSTKAAVSMLARNFAADLIDKGIRVNAVSPGFTDTPIFDETKAVNPKQLEEFTKGIPLKRFANSEEIAESVAFLASSKATYIVGVDLVVDGGASSIYPL
- a CDS encoding ABC-F family ATP-binding cassette domain-containing protein, with product MQVNDLSLAYHGINLFENASFSIQPGERCAFVGRNGAGKSSLFRLLTGKEVPDKGTISKPKNYIIGVLDQHIVFTQPTLIEEAALGLREDERDYIYKAEAILFGLGFKEEDLDRSPNEFSGGYQLRLHLAKVLVGEPDCLLLDEPTNYLDIVSIRWFTKFLQEWKGEFILISHDREFLDSISTHTMGIHRQKVTKVKGNTLDFFEQIMQREEIHEKTRQNLEKKREHLQGFIDRFGAKASKATQAQSKQKLLSRIPVLDDLKKLLQLDFQFNIANFPGKKMLEAQSLSFSYDANAPRPLIEDFSLTIEKGDRIAIIGKNGRGKSTILKLLADELNPASGFTKRSDNLSIGYFGQTNIDRLHPRHSIEEEIAAANPKLNLTQIKAICGLMMFSGDKSRKLNGVLSGGEKSRVLIGKIIASPCNLLLLDEPTHHLDMESIEALIDAIEDFDGAVIIVTHSELILKRMQLDKIVVCHQGKQELHLGTYEDFLDKHGWQD
- a CDS encoding multicopper oxidase family protein; the protein is MKIWAYLFCIACFFLFLELKSVIELTTSSKKIIVNNKEAEILTISQPDGTLGIRTNKSLAFDVILKNRLQVPTSIHWHGLILPNNQDGVAFVTQFPLYPGQLYHYKFPLLQSGTFWMHSHFGLQEQKLLGAPLIIYAPEDEKIADQEVILFLGDFSFKTPSEIYKELQCKTISGDMKKNTSDIVEVEYDAFLTNYHTLESPEVIDVEANKKIRLRIINGASSTNFFISLENLIGAAIAVDGNQIQPLQNTRFELAVAQRIDILVTIPSQGGFFPILAQAEGTDRQTGLVLATKNANPIKLPEKASKQAGALTNVQELNLHAKYSLSNRKVDNQVTVELGGNMEKYIWTLNGQTWPEVTPIIVEKGQRVEMLFKNNTSMSHPMHLHGHVFQVTQINGQSFSGAMRDTVLITPYSTLSIQFDADNPGVWPLHCHILYHLEAGMFTIVRYKDFEQPL
- a CDS encoding DMT family transporter → MIVGIAYMIGACLCWGLVFVIPNLFPDFSPFEIMLGRCFFYGMLSIGILLSLKRDLIFSLNRRIWIAGAILALVGSLIHYCSLVLSMRYVNSTIPTLLLGLTPVCMILIDIRKTKTKKLRDFFVPCTLILVGFIFVNIPTLSWDTNVSIENYAWGFFWSLVSLATWICFIAGSANFLKSTSSLKASDWITVLGVATFLWTVLLCTSSLFFVNTSINHYFIMSNGFLLATALLGVCSSWLGYYMWNQATLRLPLSLAGQLSVLEIVFGLSFIHLANWKFPENIEILGIMTILSGIVLNLFMFQESAYQS
- a CDS encoding SDR family NAD(P)-dependent oxidoreductase is translated as MTSIKFTKAFITGASSGIGEALCNLLANKGISLLLTGRNEGRLQHLQQALQHQVEVSFFVADLGTQEGRQLAIKKMHQEKPDLVVNNAGFGLYGEALTYETSEQMEIVNVNLLAPFELTLEAARTLISSRQRGVILNVSSAAAFEIFPTFTTYTATKTFINAFSQSLDFETQPYGVRVFASCPGMVSTSFAQRASGGELSSQLEDERLSMTSAYAAEQIWQQIEKEKIIHIFDWRYRVGIFLSHFFPQKWLAGYLKKRISARFPPRSFLSIHE
- a CDS encoding HD family phosphohydrolase, which encodes MNDQSSELENYNELKFSREQGFFDKNLGIRFLIGLVFMIPLFMILHFREVRIETLDLNHYAPSYIVAQVDTDFYNEEATILLKQEMVKDLGKIYRISEKEINERRLEFENFLIFNQDWRKSAPESSFEDVYKGGDNLVEALIKLRLTDPRTLQKTKENEINAENYQIYTPADLSEPVSLPPQIWKKLQTIALPKSEFHDGTITFLIEYFQEKFWILEEDIAAERELRKRIQAKVPDKYTHISAGSRIIDQGEKVNARHLAVLQAMKDALREQRNLWSPLTLLGSLLMTLLLTGISILYFRANHPNILSSNRKLFLLVTVIILTFGLAKLAEFFLLNTKTHLMEAVRYPLFVPFAAILLCSLMSPAVATFTSGFLAVVLGMTLAFDRQGFLLLNLIAAIIAVLSTHSLRRRKEIFVVCGKAWLGCAITILAMHLYQSTHWSTGLLADLLSTAIFMLLTAILVVGLLPLLESAFRIMTDVSLMEYMDPNNDLLRRLTIEAPGTYQHSIVVGNLAEAAALAIGANGLFCRVSTLYHDIGKMATPQYFTENQQGGMNIHQLLTPQESAQVIMAHVAEGVAIARKAGLPEQFIEVIKEHHGTTLVYYFYRKQLEKMGGDKSLVNEKEFRYAGPKPRSKESAIIMIADTVEAASRSLEQINEESLMELANRLIREKADDGQFDECLLTFEELAKVKETLVHTLVAYSHSRIKYPKREAPKEEHLC